From Streptomyces qinzhouensis, one genomic window encodes:
- a CDS encoding acyl-CoA dehydrogenase family protein has translation MTAPLEKDRPPRVTEREARQVAEAAREQDWRKPSFAKELFLGRFRLDLIHPHPLPAGEDVRRGEEFLSRLRAFCESSVDGALIEREDRIPDEVIGGLRELGALGMKIDPKYGGLGLTQVYYNKALALVGSASPAIGALLSAHQSIGVPQPLKLFGTQEQKDAFLPRLARHAISAFLLTEPDVGSDPARLATTALPDGDEYILDGVKLWTTNGVVADLLVVMARVPRSDGHPGGITAFVVEADSDGITVENRNTFMGLRGLENGVTRFHRVRVPAANRIGPEGAGLKIALTTLNTGRLSLPAMCVGAGKWCLKIAREWSAVREQWGRPVARHEAVGAKISFIAATTFALEAVVDLASQMADEDRNDIRIEAALAKLYGSEMACLMADELVQIRGGRGFETAGSLAARGERAVAAEQLLRDLRINRIFEGSTEIMHLLIAREAVDAHLKVAGGLIDPDTSLGDKAKAGAQAGAFYARWLPQLVTGPGRLPTSYQEFHPAGHPDLATHLRYVERASRRLARATFLGMARWQGRMETKQGFLGRIVDIGAELFAMSAACVRAELLRGGGDGHGREAYQLADAFCRQSRLRVEELFGRLWKNTDDIDRKVVGKVLAGAYTWLEEGVIDPSGDAPWIADATPGPSHRENVHRPIP, from the coding sequence ATGACCGCACCACTGGAGAAGGACCGGCCCCCCAGGGTCACCGAGCGGGAGGCCCGGCAGGTCGCCGAGGCCGCCCGCGAACAGGACTGGCGCAAGCCGAGCTTCGCCAAGGAGCTGTTCCTCGGACGGTTCCGGCTCGACCTGATCCACCCGCACCCCCTCCCCGCCGGCGAGGACGTCCGGCGCGGCGAGGAGTTCCTCTCCAGACTGCGCGCCTTCTGCGAATCCTCGGTGGACGGCGCGCTGATCGAACGGGAGGACCGCATCCCCGACGAGGTGATCGGCGGACTGCGGGAACTGGGCGCGCTCGGCATGAAGATCGACCCCAAGTACGGCGGCCTCGGCCTCACGCAGGTCTACTACAACAAGGCGCTCGCCCTCGTCGGCTCCGCGAGCCCCGCGATCGGCGCCCTGCTCTCCGCACACCAGTCCATCGGCGTACCGCAGCCGCTGAAGCTCTTCGGCACCCAGGAGCAGAAGGACGCCTTCCTGCCCCGGCTCGCCCGCCACGCCATCTCCGCCTTCCTGCTCACCGAGCCGGACGTGGGCTCCGACCCGGCCCGGCTGGCCACCACCGCCCTGCCGGACGGCGACGAGTACATCCTCGACGGTGTGAAACTCTGGACGACCAACGGCGTCGTCGCCGACCTCCTCGTGGTGATGGCCCGGGTGCCGCGGTCCGACGGCCACCCCGGCGGGATCACCGCCTTCGTCGTCGAGGCCGACAGCGACGGCATCACGGTCGAGAACCGCAACACGTTCATGGGCCTGCGCGGACTGGAGAACGGCGTCACCCGCTTCCACCGGGTCCGGGTCCCGGCGGCCAACCGCATCGGCCCCGAGGGCGCGGGCCTGAAGATCGCCCTCACCACCCTCAACACCGGCCGGCTCTCCCTGCCCGCGATGTGCGTCGGCGCGGGCAAATGGTGTCTGAAGATCGCCCGCGAATGGTCGGCCGTCCGCGAGCAGTGGGGCCGGCCGGTCGCCCGCCACGAGGCCGTCGGCGCGAAGATCTCCTTCATCGCGGCCACCACCTTCGCCCTCGAAGCCGTCGTCGACCTCGCCTCCCAGATGGCCGACGAGGACCGCAACGACATCCGGATCGAAGCGGCCCTCGCCAAGCTCTACGGCTCCGAAATGGCCTGTCTGATGGCCGACGAGCTGGTCCAGATCCGCGGCGGCCGCGGCTTCGAGACCGCCGGATCGCTGGCCGCCCGCGGCGAACGCGCGGTCGCCGCCGAACAACTCCTGCGCGATCTGCGGATCAACCGCATCTTCGAGGGCTCCACGGAGATCATGCATCTGCTGATCGCCCGGGAGGCCGTCGACGCCCATCTCAAGGTCGCGGGCGGACTGATCGACCCGGACACCTCGCTGGGCGACAAGGCGAAGGCGGGCGCCCAGGCCGGGGCCTTCTACGCCCGCTGGCTGCCGCAGCTCGTCACCGGGCCCGGCCGGCTCCCGACCTCGTACCAGGAATTCCACCCGGCCGGCCACCCCGACCTCGCCACCCATCTCCGGTACGTCGAACGCGCCTCGCGCCGGCTCGCCCGCGCCACCTTCCTCGGCATGGCCCGCTGGCAGGGGCGGATGGAGACCAAACAGGGCTTCCTCGGCCGGATCGTCGACATCGGCGCCGAACTGTTCGCGATGAGCGCCGCCTGCGTCCGCGCGGAGCTGCTGCGCGGCGGCGGGGACGGCCACGGGCGGGAGGCGTACCAGCTGGCCGACGCGTTCTGCCGGCAGTCCAGGCTGCGGGTGGAGGAGCTGTTCGGCCGGCTCTGGAAGAACACCGACGACATCGACCGCAAGGTCGTCGGCAAGGTGCTCGCCGGTGCGTACACCTGGCTGGAGGAGGGGGTCATCGACCCCAGCGGCGACGCCCCGTGGATCGCCGACGCCACCCCCGGCCCCTCCCACCGGGAGAACGTCCACCGCCCGATCCCCTGA
- the dxr gene encoding 1-deoxy-D-xylulose-5-phosphate reductoisomerase — MSDSPSPLADPHTVFAPDPGPGPRDLVVLGSTGSIGTQAIDLVLRNPDRFRVTALSAAGGRVGLLAEQARTLRVAAVAVAREDSVPALREALAAEYGGESLPEILAGPTAAAELAASDCHTVLNGITGSIGLAPTLAALKAGRTLALANKESLIVGGPLVKELARPGQIIPVDSEHAALFQALAAGTRADVRKLVVTASGGPFRGRTRAELAAVTPADALAHPTWAMGPVITVNSATLVNKGLEVIEAHLLYDIPFDRIEVVVHPQSYVHSMVEFTDGSTLAQATPPDMRGPIAIGVGWPERIPDAAPAFDWTKASTWEFFPLDTEAFPAVGLARHVGELGGTAPAVFNAANEECVDAFLAGKLPFNGIMDTVTDVVTEHGVPARGTRLTVDDVLQAETRARARARELAAKAMAEARA, encoded by the coding sequence ATGAGCGACAGCCCATCCCCCCTCGCCGATCCGCACACCGTCTTCGCGCCCGACCCGGGCCCGGGCCCGCGGGACCTCGTCGTCCTCGGCTCGACCGGTTCCATCGGTACGCAGGCCATCGACCTCGTGCTGCGCAATCCGGACCGGTTCCGGGTCACCGCGCTCTCCGCGGCGGGTGGCCGGGTCGGCCTCCTCGCCGAGCAGGCCAGGACGCTGCGGGTGGCGGCCGTCGCGGTCGCCCGTGAGGACTCCGTACCCGCCCTGCGCGAGGCGCTGGCCGCCGAGTACGGCGGCGAGTCGCTGCCCGAGATCCTCGCCGGGCCCACCGCCGCCGCCGAGCTGGCCGCCTCCGACTGCCACACCGTGCTCAACGGCATCACGGGCTCCATCGGCCTGGCGCCGACGCTCGCCGCGCTGAAGGCCGGACGGACCCTCGCCCTGGCCAACAAGGAGTCCCTCATCGTCGGCGGGCCGCTGGTCAAGGAGCTGGCCCGGCCCGGCCAGATCATCCCGGTGGACTCCGAGCACGCCGCGCTCTTCCAGGCCCTGGCCGCCGGAACCCGCGCCGATGTGCGCAAGCTGGTCGTCACCGCCTCCGGCGGCCCCTTCCGCGGCCGTACCCGCGCCGAGCTGGCGGCCGTCACCCCCGCCGACGCCCTGGCACACCCCACCTGGGCCATGGGCCCGGTGATCACGGTCAACAGCGCCACCCTGGTCAACAAGGGCCTCGAAGTCATCGAGGCACATCTGCTGTACGACATCCCCTTCGACCGCATCGAGGTCGTCGTCCACCCCCAGTCGTACGTCCACTCCATGGTGGAGTTCACGGACGGCTCCACCCTCGCCCAGGCCACCCCGCCCGATATGCGCGGCCCCATCGCCATCGGTGTCGGCTGGCCCGAGCGGATCCCTGACGCGGCCCCCGCCTTCGACTGGACCAAGGCGTCCACCTGGGAGTTCTTCCCGCTGGACACCGAGGCCTTCCCCGCCGTCGGACTCGCCCGGCACGTCGGCGAACTGGGCGGTACCGCCCCCGCCGTGTTCAATGCCGCGAACGAGGAGTGCGTGGACGCGTTCCTCGCCGGAAAGCTGCCGTTCAACGGAATCATGGATACGGTCACGGATGTCGTCACCGAACACGGGGTGCCCGCGCGGGGAACCCGGCTGACGGTCGACGACGTCCTGCAGGCGGAGACCCGGGCCCGGGCCCGGGCCCGGGAACTGGCGGCGAAAGCCATGGCGGAGGCGCGCGCATGA
- a CDS encoding M50 family metallopeptidase, protein MTMLLTVLGIAMFAVGLLFSIAWHELGHLSTAKLFGIRVPQYMVGFGPTLWSRKKGETEYGIKAVPLGGYIRMIGMFPPGADGRVEARSTSPWRGMIEDARTAAYEELEPGDEKRLFYTRRPWKRVIVMFAGPFMNLVLAVAIFLGVSMTFGFATQTTEVAGVQQCVIAQSADRDTCAAADPVSPARAAGLRTGDTITAFNGEPVKDWAALSDRIRDTIGPATITVERGGREIVLNATLRENMVAKKDADGEVVPGEYIPAGYLGFAAKTEILPLSFGASVDRMGGMLENGVESIIALPTKVPDLWNAAFADAERKDDSPVGVVGAARISGEVMTLDAPAQNLFAMFLMLLAGFNLSLFLFNMLPLLPLDGGHIAGALWESVRRRIARLFRRPDPGPFDVAKLMPVAYVVAGIFICFTLLVLVADIVNPVKIT, encoded by the coding sequence ATGACGATGTTGTTGACGGTGCTCGGCATCGCGATGTTCGCGGTCGGGCTGTTGTTCTCCATCGCCTGGCACGAACTGGGCCATCTGTCGACCGCGAAACTGTTCGGCATCCGGGTGCCGCAGTACATGGTCGGTTTCGGCCCGACCCTGTGGTCCCGGAAGAAGGGCGAGACGGAGTACGGCATCAAGGCCGTCCCCCTCGGCGGCTACATCCGCATGATCGGGATGTTCCCGCCGGGCGCCGACGGGCGGGTCGAGGCCCGCTCCACCTCCCCGTGGCGGGGCATGATCGAAGACGCCAGAACCGCCGCGTACGAGGAGCTGGAACCCGGCGACGAGAAGCGGCTCTTCTACACGCGCAGGCCCTGGAAGCGCGTGATCGTGATGTTCGCCGGGCCGTTCATGAACCTGGTGCTCGCCGTCGCGATCTTCCTCGGCGTCTCGATGACCTTCGGCTTCGCCACCCAGACCACCGAGGTCGCCGGGGTGCAGCAGTGCGTGATCGCACAGAGCGCCGACCGCGACACCTGCGCCGCCGCCGACCCCGTATCGCCCGCCCGGGCCGCCGGGCTGCGGACCGGGGACACGATCACCGCCTTCAACGGTGAACCGGTGAAGGACTGGGCCGCCCTCTCCGACCGCATCCGCGACACCATCGGACCGGCCACCATCACCGTCGAGCGCGGCGGCCGGGAAATCGTCCTGAACGCGACCCTGCGCGAGAACATGGTGGCCAAGAAGGACGCCGACGGCGAGGTCGTCCCCGGCGAGTACATCCCGGCCGGCTATCTGGGCTTCGCCGCGAAGACGGAGATCCTCCCGCTCTCCTTCGGCGCGTCCGTGGACCGCATGGGCGGCATGCTCGAGAACGGCGTCGAATCGATCATCGCGCTCCCCACCAAGGTCCCCGACCTGTGGAACGCAGCCTTCGCCGACGCCGAGCGCAAGGACGACTCCCCGGTCGGAGTGGTCGGCGCGGCCCGGATCAGCGGTGAGGTGATGACCCTCGACGCCCCCGCGCAGAACCTCTTCGCGATGTTCCTGATGCTGCTCGCGGGCTTCAACCTCTCCCTCTTCCTCTTCAATATGCTGCCGCTGCTGCCACTGGACGGCGGCCATATCGCCGGAGCCCTCTGGGAGTCCGTACGGCGCAGGATCGCCCGGCTCTTCCGGCGGCCCGACCCCGGCCCGTTCGACGTGGCCAAACTGATGCCGGTCGCCTATGTCGTCGCGGGCATCTTCATCTGCTTCACCCTGCTGGTTCTGGTCGCCGATATCGTCAATCCGGTCAAAATCACCTGA
- the ispG gene encoding flavodoxin-dependent (E)-4-hydroxy-3-methylbut-2-enyl-diphosphate synthase produces MTAISLGMPSVPTKLADRRVSRKIQVGSVAVGGDAPVSVQSMTTTRTSDIGATLQQIAELTASGCQIVRVACPTQDDADALAVIARKSQIPVIADIHFQPKYVFAAIDAGCAAVRVNPGNIKQFDDQVKEIAKAAGATGTPIRIGVNAGSLDRRLLQKYGKATPEALVESALWEASLFEEHGFRDIKISVKHNDPVVMVNAYRQLAAQCDYPLHLGVTEAGPAFQGTIKSAVAFGALLSEGIGDTIRVSLSAPPAEEVKVGIQILESLNLRQRRLEIVSCPSCGRAQVDVYKLADEVTAGLEGMEVPLRVAVMGCVVNGPGEAREADLGVASGNGKGQIFVKGEVIKTVPESKIVETLIEEAMKIAEQMEKDGVASGEPTVAIGA; encoded by the coding sequence ATGACCGCGATTTCTCTCGGTATGCCTTCCGTTCCGACCAAGCTCGCGGACCGCCGCGTGAGCCGGAAGATCCAGGTCGGATCAGTCGCCGTCGGCGGGGACGCGCCCGTCTCGGTCCAGTCCATGACCACCACCAGGACGTCCGACATCGGCGCCACCCTTCAGCAGATCGCCGAGCTGACCGCGTCCGGCTGCCAGATCGTCCGGGTCGCCTGCCCGACCCAGGACGACGCCGACGCCCTCGCCGTGATCGCCCGCAAGTCCCAGATCCCGGTGATCGCCGACATTCACTTCCAGCCGAAGTACGTCTTCGCCGCGATCGACGCCGGCTGTGCGGCGGTCCGGGTCAACCCCGGCAACATCAAGCAGTTCGACGACCAGGTCAAGGAGATCGCCAAGGCCGCGGGGGCGACGGGCACCCCGATCCGGATCGGCGTCAACGCCGGTTCCCTGGACCGGCGGCTGCTCCAGAAGTACGGCAAGGCCACCCCCGAGGCGCTGGTCGAGTCCGCGCTCTGGGAGGCGTCCCTCTTCGAGGAGCACGGCTTCCGGGACATCAAGATCTCCGTCAAGCACAACGACCCCGTCGTGATGGTCAACGCCTACCGCCAGCTGGCCGCCCAGTGCGACTACCCGCTCCACCTCGGCGTCACCGAGGCCGGTCCGGCCTTCCAGGGCACCATCAAGTCCGCGGTGGCGTTCGGCGCACTGCTGAGCGAGGGCATCGGCGACACCATCCGGGTGTCCCTCTCCGCCCCGCCCGCAGAGGAGGTCAAGGTCGGTATCCAGATCCTCGAATCGCTCAATCTGCGGCAGCGGCGGCTGGAGATCGTCTCCTGCCCCTCGTGCGGCCGGGCCCAGGTCGACGTCTACAAGCTCGCCGACGAGGTGACCGCCGGCCTGGAGGGCATGGAGGTGCCGCTGCGGGTCGCCGTCATGGGCTGTGTCGTCAACGGTCCGGGCGAGGCGCGCGAGGCCGACCTCGGCGTCGCCTCCGGCAACGGCAAGGGCCAGATCTTCGTCAAGGGCGAGGTGATCAAGACCGTACCCGAGTCGAAGATCGTCGAGACCCTGATCGAAGAGGCGATGAAGATCGCCGAGCAGATGGAGAAGGACGGCGTCGCCTCGGGCGAACCGACGGTCGCCATCGGCGCCTGA
- a CDS encoding GNAT family N-acetyltransferase, which produces MLTQTTTRVLEPGDLGAALAVLESEPVENAFVTSRVQVAGLDPWRLGGEMWGWYTEGRLRSLCYSGANLVPVCATPEAVRAFADRARRTGRRCSSIVGPAGPTAQLWRLLEPHWGPARDIRARQPLMVTESTAPDTEPDPYVRRIRKDEMEVIMPACVAMFTEEVGISPMAGDGGLLYQARVAELVGAGRSFARIDGGRVVFKAEIGAATTQACQIQGVWVDPEYRGRGLSETGMAAVLRYALTDVAPVVSLYVNDYNTPARAAYRRVGFREVGAFMSVLF; this is translated from the coding sequence GTGTTGACGCAGACCACCACCCGGGTCCTCGAACCCGGCGATCTCGGCGCCGCGCTCGCCGTGCTGGAGAGCGAGCCCGTGGAGAATGCTTTTGTCACCTCCCGGGTCCAGGTCGCCGGGCTCGACCCCTGGCGGCTCGGCGGCGAGATGTGGGGCTGGTACACCGAAGGCCGGCTCCGTTCCCTCTGCTACTCCGGCGCCAATCTCGTCCCCGTCTGCGCCACCCCCGAGGCCGTGCGCGCCTTCGCCGACCGGGCCCGCCGCACCGGCCGCCGCTGCTCCTCCATCGTCGGCCCGGCCGGGCCGACCGCCCAGCTCTGGCGGCTCCTCGAACCCCACTGGGGCCCCGCTCGCGATATCCGTGCCCGCCAGCCGCTGATGGTGACCGAGTCGACCGCGCCCGACACCGAGCCCGATCCGTACGTCCGCCGCATCCGCAAGGACGAGATGGAGGTGATCATGCCCGCGTGCGTGGCCATGTTCACCGAGGAGGTCGGAATCTCCCCGATGGCGGGCGACGGCGGCCTCCTCTACCAGGCCCGGGTCGCCGAACTGGTCGGCGCCGGCCGTTCCTTCGCCCGGATCGACGGCGGCCGGGTGGTCTTCAAGGCCGAGATCGGCGCGGCCACCACCCAGGCCTGTCAGATCCAAGGCGTCTGGGTCGACCCCGAGTACCGCGGGCGCGGACTGTCCGAGACCGGGATGGCCGCCGTGCTGCGGTACGCCCTCACCGACGTCGCCCCGGTCGTCAGCCTGTACGTCAACGACTACAACACCCCGGCCAGAGCGGCCTATCGGCGTGTCGGCTTCCGCGAGGTCGGCGCGTTCATGAGCGTACTGTTCTGA
- a CDS encoding GNAT family N-acetyltransferase, whose amino-acid sequence MASDLGGVPHLPAVTVEPVDLTDRLDEALMVQALAFGLTHAEVEVRRPIVRRHLGQAGARSLAALTDTGRLVGFVYGMPNDRAHWWSTVVEPYLRATGSETWLDDAFVITELHVHPRFQGRGLGRGLITAITDGAAEPRSILSAIDIESPARGLYRSLGYQDLARRVHFPSAPRPYAVMGAPLPLSRGN is encoded by the coding sequence ATGGCATCAGACCTCGGGGGCGTCCCCCACCTCCCCGCCGTCACCGTCGAACCGGTCGATCTCACGGACCGGCTCGACGAGGCCCTGATGGTGCAGGCCCTCGCCTTCGGACTCACCCATGCCGAGGTCGAGGTCCGCCGCCCCATCGTCCGGCGCCATCTGGGCCAGGCCGGCGCCCGGTCGCTGGCCGCCCTCACCGACACCGGACGGCTTGTCGGCTTCGTGTACGGGATGCCCAACGACCGCGCCCACTGGTGGTCCACCGTCGTGGAGCCGTATCTGCGCGCCACCGGCAGTGAAACCTGGCTCGACGACGCGTTCGTCATCACCGAACTGCATGTCCACCCCCGTTTCCAGGGGCGTGGACTGGGCCGCGGGCTGATCACCGCGATCACCGACGGAGCCGCCGAACCGCGCTCCATCCTGTCCGCCATCGACATCGAGTCACCGGCCCGCGGCCTGTACCGCAGCCTCGGCTACCAGGATCTCGCGCGCCGTGTCCACTTCCCGAGCGCACCCCGTCCGTACGCCGTGATGGGCGCCCCGCTGCCGCTGTCACGCGGCAACTGA
- a CDS encoding proline--tRNA ligase, with protein MAAQVQRMSRLMVKTLRDDPADAETLSHKLLVRAGYVRRNAAGIWSWLPLGKAVLDNITRVVREEMDAAGAQEVSLPALLPKEPYETSGRWSEYGAELFRLKDRKGADYLLGPTHEEIFTLLVKDQCSSYKDLPVILYQIQTKYRDEARPRSGILRSREFLMKDSYSFDTTDEGLAESYALHREAYIKIFRRLGLDHRIVSAVSGAMGGSASEEFLAPAAAGEDTFVHCTACDYAANTEAVTFTVSAGETAEHPAVELLDTPDTPTIETLAAHLGVPASATLKNLLVKVDGEIVAVGVPGDREVDLGKLAEHLAPAEVELVTADDFTGRPDLVRGYVGPQGLDKVRYLADPRIAAGTAWITGANQQGFHSRNVVAGRDFEVDEYLDVVVVEEGDPCPKCGHGLKLDRAIEIGHIFQLGRKYADAFQLDVLGRNGKPERVTMGSYGIGVSRAVAALAEQTADEQGLCWPAEIAPADVHVVAAGKAAQTEFALDAAEQLAAAGLRVLVDERPGVSPGVKFTDAELIGVPKILVAGRRVAEGVVELKDRRTGEREELPLAEAIARLTS; from the coding sequence ATGGCAGCCCAGGTCCAGCGCATGTCCCGTCTGATGGTCAAGACATTGCGCGACGACCCGGCGGACGCGGAGACACTCAGCCACAAGCTCCTGGTCCGCGCCGGGTACGTTCGGCGCAACGCGGCCGGTATCTGGTCCTGGCTGCCGCTGGGCAAGGCCGTCCTCGACAACATCACCCGGGTCGTCCGTGAGGAGATGGACGCCGCGGGCGCACAGGAAGTATCGCTGCCCGCGCTGCTGCCGAAGGAGCCCTACGAGACCAGCGGCCGCTGGTCCGAGTACGGTGCCGAACTGTTCCGGCTCAAGGACCGCAAGGGCGCCGACTATCTGCTCGGCCCCACCCACGAGGAGATCTTCACCCTGCTGGTGAAGGACCAGTGCTCGTCCTACAAGGACCTGCCGGTGATCCTCTACCAGATCCAGACGAAGTACCGCGACGAGGCCCGGCCCCGCTCGGGCATCCTGCGCAGCCGCGAGTTCCTGATGAAGGACTCGTACTCCTTCGACACCACCGACGAGGGCCTGGCGGAGTCGTACGCGCTCCACCGCGAGGCCTACATCAAGATCTTCCGGCGGCTGGGGCTCGACCACCGCATCGTCTCCGCCGTCTCCGGGGCGATGGGCGGCTCGGCGTCCGAGGAGTTCCTGGCCCCCGCGGCGGCCGGCGAGGACACCTTCGTCCACTGCACCGCCTGCGACTACGCCGCCAACACGGAGGCCGTGACCTTCACCGTGTCCGCCGGCGAGACGGCCGAGCACCCGGCCGTGGAGCTGCTGGACACCCCGGACACGCCGACCATCGAAACCCTCGCGGCCCACCTCGGGGTGCCCGCGTCGGCGACCCTGAAGAACCTCCTCGTCAAGGTCGACGGCGAGATCGTCGCCGTCGGCGTCCCCGGCGACCGGGAGGTCGACCTCGGCAAGCTGGCCGAGCACCTCGCCCCCGCCGAGGTCGAACTCGTCACCGCCGACGACTTCACCGGCCGCCCCGACCTGGTCCGCGGCTACGTCGGCCCGCAGGGTCTCGACAAGGTCCGCTACCTGGCCGACCCGCGTATCGCCGCCGGTACGGCCTGGATCACCGGCGCCAACCAGCAGGGCTTCCACTCCCGCAACGTCGTCGCCGGACGCGACTTCGAGGTCGACGAATACCTGGACGTGGTCGTCGTCGAAGAGGGCGACCCCTGCCCCAAGTGCGGCCACGGCCTCAAGCTGGACCGCGCGATCGAGATCGGCCACATCTTCCAGCTGGGCCGCAAGTACGCCGACGCCTTCCAGCTCGACGTCCTCGGCCGCAACGGCAAGCCCGAGCGGGTCACCATGGGCTCGTACGGCATCGGGGTCTCCCGTGCCGTCGCCGCGCTCGCCGAGCAGACCGCCGACGAGCAGGGCCTGTGCTGGCCCGCGGAGATCGCCCCCGCGGACGTCCACGTGGTGGCCGCCGGCAAGGCCGCCCAGACCGAGTTCGCCCTCGACGCCGCCGAGCAGCTGGCGGCGGCGGGCCTGCGGGTGCTGGTCGACGAGCGCCCCGGAGTCTCCCCGGGCGTCAAGTTCACCGACGCGGAGCTGATCGGTGTCCCGAAGATCCTGGTCGCGGGCCGCCGGGTGGCGGAGGGCGTGGTCGAACTGAAGGACCGCCGCACGGGCGAACGCGAGGAGCTCCCGCTGGCGGAGGCGATCGCCCGTCTGACCTCGTAG
- a CDS encoding aminoglycoside phosphotransferase family protein gives MDFEAPRRLVRALAEGDGTQDDTRWLDGLPELFARTVDRAGLGVERVVAPGGRGSLVVLVHLPDGTPAALKLAPPSAATGHERTALESWDGSGAVRFLAPVAGPDGGPEAGLLLERLHPEVSVRSLPEAKAILEAAGTLRRLWVEPPAGHGLGTVEDRTAAQAGRLRAAAESDEVVAPLIAAALAVREELLAAPESETFLLHGCFHQGKVLAGDRAPWLAVGPAPLVGERAYDLARLARDRAEDLVATTAGPSTARRRVGRLADSLDLDRDRVLGWTLFRTVTAAVSALRAGRAREAEPLLEFASWL, from the coding sequence ATGGATTTCGAAGCGCCCCGGCGTCTGGTGCGGGCGCTCGCCGAAGGCGACGGCACACAGGACGACACGCGCTGGCTCGACGGTCTGCCGGAGCTGTTCGCCCGGACGGTGGACCGGGCGGGTCTGGGCGTCGAGCGGGTGGTGGCCCCCGGCGGCCGGGGCAGCCTCGTGGTCCTCGTACACCTCCCCGACGGCACTCCGGCCGCGCTCAAGCTCGCCCCGCCGTCGGCCGCGACCGGCCACGAGCGGACGGCGCTGGAGTCCTGGGACGGCTCCGGGGCGGTCCGGTTCCTCGCCCCGGTCGCCGGTCCCGACGGCGGCCCCGAGGCCGGTCTGCTGCTGGAGAGGCTGCACCCCGAGGTGTCCGTACGATCCCTGCCGGAGGCCAAGGCGATCCTGGAGGCCGCGGGTACGCTGCGCAGGCTCTGGGTCGAACCGCCCGCCGGTCACGGCCTCGGAACCGTCGAGGACCGTACGGCGGCGCAGGCCGGCCGCCTCCGGGCCGCCGCGGAGTCCGACGAGGTGGTCGCGCCGCTGATCGCCGCGGCGCTGGCGGTACGGGAGGAGCTGCTGGCCGCCCCGGAGTCCGAGACCTTCCTGCTCCACGGCTGCTTCCACCAGGGCAAGGTGCTGGCCGGTGACCGGGCCCCGTGGCTCGCGGTCGGGCCCGCGCCGCTCGTCGGGGAGCGGGCCTACGACCTGGCGCGGCTCGCCCGGGACCGGGCGGAGGACCTGGTCGCTACGACCGCGGGCCCCTCGACGGCCCGCCGCCGGGTGGGGCGCCTCGCCGACTCGCTGGACCTGGACCGGGACCGGGTCCTCGGCTGGACCCTGTTCCGCACGGTCACCGCGGCGGTCTCGGCGCTGCGCGCGGGCCGCGCGCGGGAGGCGGAACCGCTGCTGGAGTTCGCGTCCTGGTTGTAG
- a CDS encoding ferritin-like domain-containing protein yields MSTDREPLAAVQAALAAEHAAVYGYGVVGARIGTARRTEAREAHTAHRARRDALIRAVRDLGGTPVAAAPGYALPFPVPDAAAAGRLAAHLEDRTAGACSDLVRAARGPLRTEAAAALREAAVRSVRWRGTGVAFPGLAERSAATGRPAGA; encoded by the coding sequence ATGAGCACCGACCGGGAGCCGCTGGCCGCCGTCCAGGCCGCGCTCGCCGCCGAACACGCGGCGGTGTACGGGTACGGGGTCGTCGGCGCCCGTATCGGCACGGCCCGCCGGACCGAGGCCCGGGAGGCGCATACCGCGCACCGGGCCCGCCGGGACGCCCTGATCCGGGCCGTCCGCGACCTCGGGGGCACGCCGGTGGCCGCCGCCCCCGGCTACGCGCTGCCCTTCCCGGTACCGGACGCGGCGGCCGCCGGGCGCCTCGCGGCGCATCTGGAGGACCGGACCGCCGGGGCCTGCTCCGACCTGGTCAGGGCCGCGCGGGGGCCGCTGCGCACCGAGGCGGCGGCGGCACTGCGGGAGGCGGCGGTGCGGTCCGTGCGCTGGCGGGGCACCGGCGTAGCCTTTCCTGGGCTCGCCGAGCGGTCGGCGGCCACCGGCCGTCCGGCCGGTGCGTAG
- the rimP gene encoding ribosome maturation factor RimP, which yields MSTTQSERLRGLLDPLVSAAGLDLEEIEVTRAGRRRQLRIVVDSDEGVTLDACAELSREISGALDASDVMGEEEYTLEVGSPGADRPLTEPRHYVRAAGRLVKFRLHEGDDLVARVLAVDEDGLDAEVPGVKGRKPTARRIAFGEIAGARVEIEFNRKDKKEEEA from the coding sequence ATGAGCACCACCCAGAGCGAGAGGCTGCGCGGGTTGCTGGATCCGCTCGTCAGCGCCGCCGGACTGGATCTCGAAGAGATCGAGGTGACCCGGGCGGGCCGTCGCCGTCAGCTGAGAATCGTCGTCGACTCCGACGAGGGCGTCACCCTCGACGCCTGTGCCGAGCTGAGCCGTGAGATCTCCGGCGCGCTCGACGCCTCCGATGTGATGGGTGAGGAGGAGTACACCCTCGAAGTCGGTTCGCCCGGCGCCGACCGTCCGCTGACCGAGCCGCGCCACTATGTGCGGGCCGCCGGCCGGCTGGTGAAGTTCCGCCTCCACGAGGGCGACGATCTGGTCGCCCGGGTGCTCGCCGTGGACGAGGACGGTCTCGACGCCGAGGTGCCCGGGGTGAAGGGCCGCAAGCCGACCGCCCGCCGGATCGCCTTCGGCGAGATCGCCGGGGCGCGTGTCGAGATCGAGTTCAACCGCAAGGACAAGAAGGAAGAGGAGGCGTAG